The sequence TTTGGTATCCACCGCGCGATGGACTCATCAGGTGCAGTGCTCGGCCCCCTGCTTGCCTGGTGGTTTTTGTCAATTCATCACAATGATTTCCGAACGCTCTACTGGCTGGCAATTATCCCCGCGATTATCTCCGTTATTCTCCTGACAGGCATTCGAGAACCCGTTAGAACAGCAACTAAAAGGCAAACCGGCGCAGTAAAAGCGGCTTTACCCCCTTCTTTTATGCGCTATCTTTTCGTCATGACCCTATTTTCGCTAGGAAACAGCAGCGACCTATTTCTTTTGCTGCGGCTTAACCAGCTTGGATGGAATCCTGCCTCAGTCTTATTAGCCTATGCCGGATTTAATGCCGTCGCGGCTATAGGTTCCGTTCCCTTGGGCCACCTCTCCGATAAAATTGGACGAAAAACGGTGTTGTCCTTCGGGTTTTTCGTATTCGCGCTCGTTTATTTCGGCTTCGCCCTGGCAACACCCGAAATGAAGTGGCTTCCGATAGTCTTGCTGATCGGTTATGGC is a genomic window of bacterium containing:
- a CDS encoding MFS transporter — protein: FGIHRAMDSSGAVLGPLLAWWFLSIHHNDFRTLYWLAIIPAIISVILLTGIREPVRTATKRQTGAVKAALPPSFMRYLFVMTLFSLGNSSDLFLLLRLNQLGWNPASVLLAYAGFNAVAAIGSVPLGHLSDKIGRKTVLSFGFFVFALVYFGFALATPEMKWLPIVLLIGYGLYYAFTDGVGRAYAADLAGDSWRGSGLGVYHTCIGLAILPASLMAGYLIDKNQLSAPFFIGSFAAIIAILGLWLVVPKKVSYQ